One window of the Actinomyces procaprae genome contains the following:
- the rpmI gene encoding 50S ribosomal protein L35: MPKNKTHSGAKKRFRVTGSGKLMREQAGKRHLLEVKSSRRKRRLSQDQAVSPADTRQVKRLLGR, encoded by the coding sequence ATGCCGAAGAACAAGACGCACTCCGGTGCCAAGAAGCGCTTCCGGGTCACCGGAAGCGGCAAGCTCATGCGCGAGCAGGCCGGCAAGCGCCACCTGCTGGAGGTCAAGTCCTCCCGGCGCAAGCGCAGGCTGTCTCAGGACCAGGCCGTCTCCCCGGCGGACACCCGTCAGGTCAAGCGTCTGCTCGGTCGCTGA
- a CDS encoding SseB family protein yields MQLEAALAARSRLEQLLSAPTPFAADDGSADPAVTAALEAQGLTRHEYLDRLLAALAASRLIVPVAAHAVGGPTPLRLGRPDAAAPAHEPHTADAARDAADLAVRLDDGHLALPVFTSAAAVAAWREDVRPVPVTPERAAQVACAQTDQLWVLDPGTRDLRLPRPAVVALAGGEDWIPSWRNEPVQAEVAAQLGAVEGVTGVAFAPGESAELRVFIRVDASAGTPAVAAALEQCQYVMVNPAWGEFIDTVELCPVPA; encoded by the coding sequence ATGCAGCTGGAGGCCGCCCTGGCCGCCCGCAGCCGTCTTGAGCAGCTGCTGTCCGCACCGACTCCCTTCGCCGCCGACGACGGCTCCGCCGATCCCGCTGTCACCGCCGCACTGGAGGCGCAGGGGCTCACCCGCCACGAGTACCTGGACCGGCTGCTCGCCGCCCTGGCGGCCAGTCGCCTGATTGTTCCCGTTGCGGCGCACGCCGTCGGCGGACCCACGCCGTTGCGACTGGGGAGGCCGGACGCAGCCGCGCCTGCGCACGAGCCGCACACCGCCGACGCCGCCCGGGACGCCGCCGACCTGGCCGTCCGGCTTGATGACGGCCACCTGGCCCTGCCGGTGTTCACCTCGGCGGCGGCGGTGGCGGCCTGGCGCGAAGATGTACGTCCCGTGCCCGTCACCCCCGAGCGCGCCGCCCAGGTCGCCTGTGCACAGACTGATCAGCTCTGGGTGCTGGACCCCGGCACCCGGGACCTGCGTCTGCCCCGGCCCGCCGTGGTCGCCCTGGCCGGGGGAGAGGACTGGATCCCCTCCTGGCGCAACGAGCCGGTGCAGGCGGAGGTGGCCGCGCAGCTCGGCGCCGTCGAGGGCGTCACCGGGGTGGCCTTCGCGCCGGGGGAGAGCGCCGAGTTGCGTGTGTTCATCCGCGTAGACGCCTCCGCGGGCACGCCCGCGGTGGCCGCCGCACTGGAGCAGTGCCAGTACGTGATGGTCAACCCTGCCTGGGGTGAGTTCATCGATACCGTGGAGCTGTGCCCGGTGCCCGCCTGA
- a CDS encoding type II toxin-antitoxin system prevent-host-death family antitoxin — MTTIPHRELRNDSAAILRRVEAGESFEITNNGCPVAELVPITHDRLALLRRQGATRPAVPTDFNALMRARGLSSKDVLEDLRGEQ, encoded by the coding sequence ATGACTACGATTCCACACCGCGAGCTACGGAACGACAGCGCCGCAATCCTCCGCCGAGTGGAGGCCGGCGAGAGTTTCGAGATCACCAACAACGGATGTCCCGTGGCCGAGCTTGTACCTATTACTCACGACCGCCTCGCGCTACTGCGTCGGCAAGGCGCTACGCGTCCAGCGGTCCCCACAGACTTCAACGCCTTAATGCGCGCGCGAGGACTCAGCTCAAAAGATGTACTGGAAGATCTGCGCGGCGAGCAATGA
- a CDS encoding amino acid ABC transporter permease, whose amino-acid sequence MNVITDNLGMIGQGLATTLTIAVVGFACALVVGTVIAVFRVSPIPPLRALGAAWVTVACNIPTLCLMILAAFAAPRAGVPLSLFAAAVTAIVFSASGFVCETVRSGINSVAKGQIEAARALGMPFGLIIGAVVLPQALARTIQPLVNIFISCLIGSSLAAAIGVPELTNVTQQLNLRYAQAVITFLTSGLTYLVIAFLATKLGGLLERRITGREVRA is encoded by the coding sequence ATGAATGTCATCACCGACAACCTCGGCATGATCGGCCAGGGCCTGGCCACGACCCTGACAATCGCCGTCGTCGGCTTCGCGTGCGCGCTCGTCGTCGGCACGGTGATCGCGGTCTTCCGGGTCAGCCCGATCCCCCCGCTGCGGGCGCTCGGTGCCGCCTGGGTGACGGTGGCCTGCAACATTCCCACCCTGTGCCTGATGATCCTGGCAGCTTTCGCCGCGCCCCGGGCTGGCGTGCCCCTGTCCCTTTTCGCCGCAGCCGTCACCGCCATCGTCTTCTCAGCCTCAGGGTTCGTGTGCGAGACGGTGCGCTCGGGAATCAACTCCGTGGCGAAGGGACAGATCGAGGCGGCTCGTGCCCTGGGCATGCCCTTCGGGCTGATCATCGGCGCCGTAGTGCTGCCGCAGGCTCTGGCCCGCACCATTCAGCCGCTGGTCAACATCTTCATCTCCTGCCTGATCGGCTCCTCTCTGGCCGCGGCGATTGGTGTTCCCGAGTTGACTAACGTCACTCAGCAGCTGAACCTGCGCTACGCGCAAGCGGTGATCACCTTCCTGACCTCGGGTCTTACCTACCTGGTCATCGCCTTCCTGGCGACCAAGCTCGGCGGCCTGCTCGAGCGCCGCATCACCGGACGGGAGGTCCGCGCATGA
- a CDS encoding amino acid ABC transporter permease: MSVLTTRVPTRSSGATDADLLFDAPGPRGRRRILIGSVLVTLIVGALVAAALFQLGEAGQLAYPKWRYFLGQSVVGYLARSLADTLLVTVVGAALSFPLGILLGWARMSGMAFVRAVFGAWIDTMRAIPMLLLIYFFLLAVPRWGLTLSPFWMLTVPIVMCSSATTAEVFRSGVLALDRGQTEAAQALGLSGGQTMRLILAPQALRLMLPTLITQLVTILKDSSLGYVVAYLELMYAGRLLTSSARVTAHLDVYLPAYVIIALIYVLINWALGALARRVEARTR; this comes from the coding sequence ATGAGTGTGTTGACCACACGTGTTCCCACGCGCTCATCAGGAGCCACCGACGCCGACCTGCTCTTCGACGCCCCCGGCCCCAGGGGACGGCGCCGGATTCTCATAGGGTCGGTGCTGGTGACCCTGATCGTAGGGGCGCTCGTGGCGGCTGCGCTCTTCCAGCTCGGTGAGGCCGGACAGCTCGCGTACCCCAAGTGGCGCTACTTCCTGGGGCAGTCTGTGGTCGGTTACCTCGCTCGGTCCCTGGCTGACACGCTGCTGGTGACCGTCGTGGGCGCTGCTCTGTCCTTCCCGCTGGGCATCTTGCTGGGATGGGCGCGCATGAGCGGCATGGCGTTCGTACGTGCGGTGTTCGGCGCCTGGATCGACACCATGCGCGCCATTCCCATGCTGCTGCTGATCTACTTCTTCCTGCTGGCGGTGCCGCGCTGGGGGCTGACGCTGTCGCCCTTCTGGATGCTTACCGTGCCCATCGTCATGTGCTCCTCGGCGACGACGGCGGAGGTCTTCCGCTCTGGGGTGCTGGCCCTGGACCGCGGCCAGACCGAGGCCGCGCAGGCGCTGGGGCTCAGTGGCGGCCAGACCATGCGACTGATTCTGGCCCCGCAGGCGTTGCGGCTGATGCTGCCGACGCTGATCACCCAGTTGGTGACGATCCTGAAGGACTCCTCGCTCGGCTACGTGGTCGCCTACCTGGAACTGATGTACGCAGGCCGCCTGCTGACCTCCTCGGCACGGGTGACCGCCCACCTCGACGTCTACCTGCCCGCCTACGTGATCATCGCTTTGATCTACGTGCTCATCAACTGGGCCCTGGGTGCCCTGGCCCGGCGCGTGGAGGCGCGCACCCGCTGA
- a CDS encoding inositol-3-phosphate synthase, giving the protein MSKIRVAIVGVGNCASSLVQGVTHYADAKPTDTVGGLMHVQFGDYHVSDIEFVAAFDVDAAKVGLDLADAINASQNNTIKIADVAPTGVSVQRGVTLDGFGKYYRETVQESSEPPVDVVQALKDAQVDVVVSYLPVGSEEADRYYAQCAIDAGCAFVNCLPVFIASDPAWAQKFTDAGLPIIGDDIKSQIGATITHRVLARLFEERGITIDRTYQLNVGGNMDFKNMLERERLMSKKISKTQAVTSNVSTQFAEKDIHVGPSDYVGWLDDRKFAFVRLEGRNFGGAPVSLEYKLEVWDSPNSAGVVIDAIRAAKIGLDRGIGGPLLSPSSFFMKSPPQQRPDEEAMDSTEAFIRGEVER; this is encoded by the coding sequence ATGAGCAAGATACGTGTCGCCATCGTCGGTGTGGGCAACTGCGCGTCGTCGCTGGTGCAGGGCGTCACCCACTACGCGGACGCCAAACCGACCGACACGGTGGGCGGCCTGATGCACGTCCAGTTCGGCGACTACCACGTCTCAGACATCGAGTTCGTGGCCGCCTTCGACGTCGACGCCGCCAAGGTCGGGCTCGACCTGGCCGACGCCATCAACGCCTCACAGAACAACACCATCAAGATCGCCGACGTCGCCCCCACCGGCGTGAGTGTCCAGCGCGGCGTCACCCTGGACGGCTTCGGCAAGTACTACCGCGAGACCGTCCAGGAGTCCAGTGAGCCTCCGGTTGACGTGGTCCAGGCGCTCAAGGACGCCCAGGTCGACGTTGTGGTCTCTTACCTGCCCGTCGGCTCGGAGGAGGCCGACCGCTACTACGCCCAGTGCGCCATCGACGCCGGCTGCGCCTTCGTCAACTGCCTGCCGGTGTTCATCGCCTCCGACCCGGCCTGGGCACAGAAGTTCACCGATGCCGGCCTGCCGATCATCGGCGACGACATCAAGTCCCAGATCGGCGCCACCATCACCCACCGGGTACTGGCGCGCCTGTTCGAGGAGCGCGGCATCACCATCGACCGCACCTACCAGCTCAACGTCGGCGGCAACATGGACTTCAAGAACATGTTGGAGCGCGAGCGGCTGATGTCGAAGAAGATCTCCAAGACCCAGGCGGTCACCTCCAACGTCTCCACGCAGTTCGCCGAGAAGGACATTCACGTCGGCCCCTCCGACTACGTAGGCTGGCTGGACGACCGCAAGTTCGCCTTCGTGCGCCTGGAGGGCCGCAACTTCGGCGGCGCTCCCGTGAGCCTGGAGTACAAGCTTGAGGTCTGGGACTCCCCGAACTCCGCCGGCGTGGTCATCGACGCCATCCGGGCCGCCAAGATCGGCCTGGATCGCGGCATCGGTGGTCCGCTGCTGTCGCCATCGTCCTTCTTCATGAAGTCCCCGCCCCAGCAGCGCCCCGATGAGGAGGCCATGGACTCCACTGAGGCCTTCATCCGGGGTGAGGTCGAGCGCTGA
- the rplT gene encoding 50S ribosomal protein L20: MARVKRAVNAQKKRRTVLDRASGYRGQRSRLYRKAKEQVTHSGVYAFRDRRARKGDFRRLWIQRINAAARAEGMTYNRFIQGLGLAGVEVDRRMLAELAVNEPAAFKALVDTARKALPADVNAPKA, translated from the coding sequence ATGGCACGTGTGAAGCGGGCTGTAAACGCCCAGAAGAAGCGTCGTACCGTACTCGACCGCGCCTCCGGCTACCGCGGGCAGCGCTCCCGCCTGTACCGCAAGGCGAAGGAGCAGGTCACTCACTCCGGCGTGTATGCGTTCCGTGACCGCCGGGCGCGCAAGGGCGACTTCCGTCGCCTGTGGATCCAGCGCATCAACGCCGCCGCCCGCGCCGAGGGCATGACCTACAACCGGTTCATCCAGGGCCTGGGCCTGGCCGGCGTGGAGGTTGACCGCCGCATGCTCGCCGAGCTGGCCGTCAACGAGCCCGCCGCCTTCAAGGCGCTGGTGGACACCGCCCGCAAGGCGCTGCCCGCGGACGTCAACGCCCCCAAGGCCTGA
- a CDS encoding MerR family transcriptional regulator: MRVKEMADLAGTTTRAVRHYHRLGLLPVPPSAGGRRDYGVEHLARLLRIRWLADRGLSLTQVAQILAADARGTDREAILQDLRSARENIEERQRALREQADRVDELIARVAGGGPPSPLPTALTYFYDDVARRIRGLEAPARDRALQVLTGERRLMMTLAAREMIPASASRFIAELDAAERDACARQICAFAELEQTGDAGAVELAQESWALALRHKQSSLAILNDLPEGELGRALWDLAGVLSTISYPLKIHRVFTGALLDLMLADPDFAAAIHRSAGGRRVSL; this comes from the coding sequence ATGCGCGTCAAGGAGATGGCCGACCTCGCCGGCACCACCACACGGGCGGTACGCCACTACCACCGGCTCGGCCTGCTGCCGGTACCGCCGTCGGCGGGAGGGCGCCGGGACTACGGCGTCGAACATCTGGCCCGGCTGCTGCGCATCCGTTGGCTGGCGGACCGCGGCCTCTCCCTGACCCAAGTCGCACAGATTCTCGCCGCGGATGCGCGGGGCACGGATCGCGAGGCAATCCTGCAGGACCTGCGTTCGGCACGTGAGAACATCGAGGAACGGCAGCGGGCGCTGCGTGAACAGGCCGATCGCGTCGATGAGCTCATCGCCCGGGTTGCCGGCGGCGGCCCTCCCTCACCATTGCCCACTGCACTCACCTACTTCTACGACGACGTCGCCCGCCGGATACGCGGCCTGGAGGCCCCGGCCCGGGACCGGGCCTTGCAAGTCCTGACCGGGGAACGGCGCCTCATGATGACGCTCGCCGCGCGCGAGATGATTCCCGCCAGTGCGAGCCGGTTCATTGCGGAGCTCGACGCCGCCGAGCGCGACGCGTGCGCCCGACAGATATGCGCCTTCGCCGAATTGGAGCAGACGGGTGATGCCGGTGCGGTCGAGCTGGCGCAGGAGTCCTGGGCGCTGGCCCTGCGGCACAAGCAGAGTTCGCTGGCCATCCTGAACGATCTTCCCGAGGGCGAGCTGGGGCGAGCCCTGTGGGATTTGGCCGGGGTCCTCTCGACCATAAGCTATCCGCTCAAAATCCACCGGGTATTCACCGGCGCACTGCTCGATCTGATGCTGGCCGACCCGGATTTCGCGGCGGCGATCCACCGGTCGGCCGGCGGGAGGCGGGTCAGCTTGTGA
- a CDS encoding amino acid ABC transporter ATP-binding protein — MPAPANPSTREYPLVRISHVYKYYGDFKALDDVCLDIHRGEVVAVIGASGSGKSTLCRTINRLETIQSGTIEIDGELLPEEGRELARLRAEVGMVFQSFNLFPHRTVLDNITLAPTRVRKVPRADAEARALQLLERVGLADQAAKRPPQLSGGQQQRVAIARALAMDPKIMLFDEPTSALDPEMINEVLDVIKDLAAEGMTMLVVTHEMGFARSVADRVAFMDGGQIVELGAPAEFFNAPRTERARDFLSKVLSH; from the coding sequence ATGCCTGCTCCCGCCAACCCTTCCACCCGCGAGTACCCGCTCGTGCGCATCAGCCACGTCTACAAGTACTACGGCGACTTCAAGGCGCTTGACGACGTCTGCCTGGACATTCACCGTGGTGAGGTGGTCGCCGTCATCGGGGCCTCCGGCTCCGGCAAGTCCACCCTGTGTCGCACCATCAACCGGCTCGAGACGATCCAGTCCGGCACCATTGAGATCGACGGCGAGCTCCTGCCCGAGGAGGGGCGTGAACTGGCCCGCCTGCGTGCCGAGGTCGGCATGGTCTTCCAGTCCTTCAACCTGTTCCCGCACCGCACCGTGCTGGACAACATCACCCTCGCCCCCACCCGCGTGCGCAAGGTGCCTCGGGCCGACGCCGAGGCCCGCGCCCTCCAGCTGCTCGAACGCGTCGGACTGGCTGACCAGGCCGCCAAGCGCCCGCCGCAGCTGTCCGGCGGGCAGCAGCAGCGGGTCGCCATCGCTCGCGCCCTGGCGATGGACCCCAAGATCATGCTCTTCGACGAGCCCACCTCCGCGCTGGACCCGGAGATGATCAACGAAGTCCTAGACGTCATCAAGGACCTGGCCGCCGAGGGCATGACCATGCTTGTGGTCACCCACGAAATGGGCTTCGCCCGTTCGGTCGCCGACCGCGTCGCCTTCATGGACGGCGGTCAGATCGTCGAGCTCGGCGCACCCGCCGAGTTCTTCAACGCCCCGCGCACCGAGCGCGCCCGTGACTTCCTGTCCAAGGTGCTCAGCCACTGA
- a CDS encoding TetR/AcrR family transcriptional regulator, protein MPTRAESRDATRARVLASSRRLFEERGFNATTIKDIAADAGVSVGSVMYVGDKSGLLVACFDERIEALHTGYPPTSRAQVRSEGGGDGAQAILDILSPFIDLFGSCPDLTRSYGAVLISGAHSSRVFSELREELINELQDVFAAASDCSTTAAKQRATTAYLAYLGALLEWASIPRAGTDALRSRVRDAVHPLLTASNEEHDQ, encoded by the coding sequence ATGCCCACACGCGCCGAATCACGCGATGCCACCAGGGCCCGGGTCTTGGCAAGCTCGCGAAGGCTGTTCGAGGAAAGAGGTTTCAACGCGACGACCATCAAGGACATCGCGGCGGACGCCGGCGTCAGCGTAGGAAGCGTCATGTACGTCGGAGACAAGAGCGGCCTGTTGGTTGCATGCTTTGACGAACGCATAGAGGCGCTACACACCGGTTACCCTCCGACCAGCCGCGCACAAGTGCGGTCTGAAGGTGGCGGCGATGGCGCACAGGCGATCCTCGACATCCTCTCTCCCTTCATCGACTTGTTCGGCAGTTGCCCCGACCTCACCCGGTCCTACGGAGCGGTGCTCATCTCCGGCGCTCACAGTTCGAGAGTCTTCAGCGAACTGCGGGAGGAGTTGATCAACGAACTCCAAGACGTCTTTGCCGCGGCCTCCGACTGCTCGACGACGGCCGCCAAACAGCGTGCCACAACTGCATACCTTGCCTATCTGGGCGCACTTCTCGAATGGGCATCCATCCCGAGAGCCGGGACGGACGCACTCCGCAGCCGAGTGCGCGACGCGGTCCACCCGCTCCTGACAGCCTCCAACGAGGAGCACGACCAATGA
- a CDS encoding DoxX family protein has translation MTLLPHFPWLVVLLAVVLLGDATLSLRPPAFIRNCLTGVGFPRQWWWTLIVIKVLAAVGLLIGLRVQGVALAASTGVICYFLCAVVAHVRAGFMGRELWINCLGMLTLAVVTAVTSFVG, from the coding sequence ATGACACTGCTCCCTCACTTTCCGTGGCTGGTGGTCCTCCTCGCAGTTGTACTGCTGGGTGACGCCACCTTGTCACTGCGACCTCCTGCCTTCATCCGTAACTGCCTCACCGGAGTCGGATTTCCGCGGCAGTGGTGGTGGACTCTTATAGTCATCAAGGTCTTGGCGGCCGTCGGCCTGCTTATCGGTTTGCGCGTGCAGGGAGTCGCGCTCGCCGCCAGCACAGGCGTGATCTGCTACTTCCTATGCGCCGTCGTCGCCCACGTCAGGGCAGGGTTCATGGGCCGCGAGCTGTGGATCAACTGCCTGGGCATGCTAACCCTGGCTGTTGTAACTGCGGTCACGTCATTCGTCGGCTAG
- a CDS encoding TrmH family RNA methyltransferase gives MSTSAILDNPKATRITRVAGLARRSARNKHHRFLAEGPQGVREAVRHAAGHVLDVYFTEEAARAHVDIAGAAASAGLYTHLVTPEVMAAMSTDAQGVLAVVSADAVAASPETGIGGGTVKAAAGAEEADAAAGEADACSASGLEAALSGARLVAVLTEAQDPGNAGTIIRAADAAGADAVVLVKGSVDPTNPKVVRATAGSLFHLPLLVGVELEEAVRMLRAVGLRLLAADGRGTVSLFDAEAELAAPSAWLLGNEARGLAPAALDAADTVVSIPIYGRAESLNVASAAAICLYTSARAQHAYQAPCVSNTETGV, from the coding sequence ATGAGCACGAGCGCGATTCTGGACAATCCCAAGGCCACTCGCATTACCCGGGTGGCGGGCTTGGCTCGGCGTTCCGCCCGCAATAAGCACCACCGCTTTCTGGCGGAGGGGCCGCAGGGCGTGCGCGAGGCGGTGCGGCATGCCGCAGGGCACGTGCTGGACGTCTACTTCACCGAGGAGGCGGCTCGGGCTCACGTTGATATTGCCGGCGCCGCGGCTTCCGCTGGGCTGTACACCCATTTGGTGACCCCCGAGGTCATGGCCGCTATGAGCACGGACGCCCAGGGCGTGCTGGCCGTAGTGAGTGCCGACGCCGTGGCGGCGTCGCCGGAGACGGGAATCGGCGGGGGAACGGTCAAGGCAGCTGCGGGTGCGGAGGAGGCAGATGCCGCCGCGGGTGAGGCCGATGCCTGCTCCGCCTCTGGCCTGGAGGCGGCCCTGTCCGGGGCGCGCCTGGTGGCGGTGCTCACCGAGGCCCAGGATCCCGGCAATGCCGGCACTATCATCCGTGCCGCCGATGCTGCGGGCGCCGACGCCGTTGTGCTCGTTAAGGGCAGCGTCGACCCGACGAATCCGAAGGTCGTGCGCGCCACTGCTGGTTCCCTGTTCCACCTGCCGCTGCTGGTCGGCGTCGAGCTCGAGGAGGCCGTGCGGATGCTGCGGGCGGTGGGGCTGAGGCTGCTGGCGGCCGATGGGCGCGGCACCGTGAGCCTGTTCGACGCCGAGGCGGAGCTGGCGGCGCCGTCGGCCTGGCTGCTGGGCAACGAGGCCCGCGGGCTGGCGCCTGCAGCCCTGGATGCGGCGGACACGGTGGTCTCGATCCCCATCTACGGGCGGGCCGAGTCCCTGAACGTCGCCTCCGCCGCCGCCATCTGCCTGTACACCAGCGCCCGGGCGCAGCATGCTTATCAAGCTCCTTGCGTCTCAAACACCGAGACGGGAGTGTGA
- a CDS encoding ABC transporter permease, with protein MTTRAERRPVRMRAAPRPQATAPLHGLRPTVHLLWRRLRWQVLAWCLPPWLLAALTPPAYERVYPSPQTRELLVQSMRDTPGTRLLYGVLPLPGRIGQLVQWETGTYLLFCVSLMAVLLVTRTMRADEEDGLVEVQHAAGVGWAIPFAAPLLVCTGAVAGFGLGVGLVLTGVARFVTEMTVVGAWMLAGAVAVTGWAFIGLTALDCQLYRRASQARLLALVTLTVGFALRVAADELGAAWLRWLTPLGWRDLAAPYTDDDPMPLALCAATCVALVAAAGALYAHREYADGYLPDRATSGRRWRIHGYADLLTRLSTRTTLAWAAAVTSFSALFGAMAGNLTGLLKPGSATGSYVGKMAAGSPVQQYLSLLTIMTVLLVAVAAVQRINVVVLEERFGLIDVDYAVGLSRTRLFVVLGGVAAVEAFGLLVLSGGVLAAATGSQLAEDHAVGRAFVFTVSQLPGALAAIGIALAVVGVAPRRFGLVWAVLAWSAFARLLGGMMDLPTWAQDLSVLGHYLDVVGDPDWVPLAVQTAVGVLGTAVGLVAYRRRDLSGV; from the coding sequence GTGACAACTCGCGCCGAGCGCCGTCCCGTACGGATGCGCGCCGCACCCAGGCCGCAGGCAACTGCGCCTCTCCATGGGCTGCGCCCGACCGTGCATCTGCTGTGGCGACGCCTGCGGTGGCAGGTCCTTGCCTGGTGCCTGCCCCCATGGCTGCTGGCGGCGCTCACTCCCCCGGCGTATGAACGCGTGTATCCCTCGCCGCAGACCCGGGAACTGCTCGTACAGAGCATGCGCGACACGCCGGGTACCCGCCTGCTGTACGGCGTCCTACCGTTGCCGGGACGGATCGGCCAGCTGGTGCAGTGGGAGACGGGCACTTACCTGTTGTTCTGCGTGAGTCTCATGGCGGTGCTGTTGGTCACCAGGACGATGCGCGCCGACGAGGAGGACGGACTGGTCGAGGTACAGCATGCGGCGGGAGTGGGGTGGGCGATTCCCTTCGCAGCGCCGTTGCTTGTGTGCACCGGGGCGGTTGCGGGGTTCGGACTCGGCGTCGGCCTGGTTCTGACCGGCGTGGCTCGATTCGTGACCGAGATGACGGTTGTTGGGGCTTGGATGCTGGCGGGCGCGGTAGCGGTGACCGGCTGGGCCTTCATCGGTCTGACGGCGTTGGACTGTCAGTTGTATCGGCGGGCGAGCCAGGCGCGGTTGCTCGCCCTGGTGACCCTGACGGTGGGGTTCGCGCTGCGGGTGGCGGCGGATGAGCTCGGTGCCGCCTGGCTGCGGTGGCTCACACCCCTGGGCTGGCGCGACCTGGCGGCTCCCTACACCGACGACGACCCCATGCCACTGGCCCTGTGCGCCGCGACATGCGTTGCCCTGGTGGCGGCGGCCGGAGCCCTGTACGCCCACCGGGAGTACGCGGACGGCTACCTGCCCGACCGGGCCACCAGCGGGCGCCGCTGGCGGATCCACGGCTACGCCGACCTACTCACGCGCCTGTCCACACGCACAACACTGGCATGGGCGGCGGCGGTGACCTCCTTCTCCGCACTGTTCGGTGCCATGGCGGGCAACCTCACCGGCCTGCTGAAGCCGGGCTCGGCGACCGGTTCGTATGTCGGGAAGATGGCCGCCGGCAGCCCAGTCCAGCAGTACCTGTCGCTGCTCACAATAATGACTGTCCTGCTCGTCGCGGTGGCCGCGGTGCAGCGGATCAACGTCGTCGTTCTGGAGGAACGGTTCGGCCTGATCGACGTCGATTACGCGGTCGGGCTGTCACGGACCCGGTTGTTCGTGGTGCTGGGCGGTGTGGCCGCGGTTGAGGCCTTCGGCCTGCTGGTGCTCTCCGGCGGTGTGCTCGCAGCCGCGACGGGTTCTCAACTCGCCGAGGACCATGCCGTGGGCCGGGCCTTCGTGTTCACCGTCAGCCAGCTGCCCGGAGCGCTGGCGGCGATCGGCATCGCCCTGGCGGTGGTCGGCGTGGCGCCGCGACGCTTTGGCCTCGTGTGGGCAGTACTTGCCTGGAGCGCCTTCGCCAGGCTGCTGGGCGGCATGATGGACCTGCCGACCTGGGCGCAGGACCTGAGCGTGTTGGGGCACTACCTCGACGTTGTCGGTGACCCGGACTGGGTGCCGCTGGCGGTGCAGACGGCTGTCGGCGTCCTCGGTACCGCCGTCGGCCTAGTGGCCTACCGACGCCGCGACCTGTCAGGTGTCTGA
- a CDS encoding glutamate ABC transporter substrate-binding protein yields MSVLPQLTRRTLLTAAGAASLAAVLAACADSSGDDSDYDAVINSGPVAADDVVAASTWASAVKQAGVLKTGGTKTSEVFSIEDPATGQISGFDAALAQALARYIIGGDDARSLLEVTQVTSDTRETMIENGQVDAVFATYTITPERAEKISFAGPYYSSGQSVLVRADESGINGVDDLAGVKVAVQSNSSSGPALDEAAPDAEQVQFTDHPSCVAALEAGQVDAYVVDQSLELSEVQSNDGVKIVGEPFTEDPYGIGLPKDSDAQAFVNTFLQTIYDDGTWNAIWAATIGAIIGGDAPEPPVIGSVPGSETD; encoded by the coding sequence ATGTCCGTACTTCCTCAGCTCACGCGCCGTACCCTGCTGACCGCCGCCGGTGCGGCCTCGCTCGCCGCCGTGCTGGCGGCCTGCGCCGATTCCAGCGGTGATGACAGCGACTACGACGCCGTCATCAACTCCGGCCCCGTAGCCGCCGACGACGTCGTGGCCGCCTCCACCTGGGCGTCGGCCGTCAAGCAGGCGGGGGTGCTGAAGACCGGTGGCACCAAGACCTCAGAGGTGTTCTCCATTGAGGACCCCGCCACTGGCCAGATCTCCGGCTTCGACGCCGCCCTCGCCCAGGCGCTGGCTCGTTACATCATCGGTGGGGATGACGCCCGGTCCCTCCTGGAGGTGACCCAGGTGACCTCCGACACGCGCGAGACCATGATCGAGAACGGCCAGGTCGACGCCGTCTTCGCCACCTACACGATCACTCCGGAGCGCGCCGAGAAGATCTCCTTCGCCGGCCCCTACTACTCCTCGGGCCAGTCGGTCCTGGTGCGCGCGGATGAGTCCGGCATCAACGGCGTCGACGACCTCGCCGGGGTGAAGGTCGCCGTCCAGTCCAACTCCTCCTCCGGCCCTGCCCTGGACGAGGCCGCGCCCGACGCCGAGCAGGTGCAGTTCACCGACCACCCCAGCTGCGTGGCCGCGCTCGAGGCCGGCCAGGTGGACGCCTACGTCGTCGACCAGTCCCTTGAGCTCAGCGAGGTGCAGTCCAACGACGGCGTCAAGATCGTAGGTGAGCCCTTCACCGAGGACCCCTACGGCATCGGCCTGCCCAAGGACTCCGACGCGCAGGCATTCGTCAACACCTTCCTGCAGACCATCTACGACGACGGCACCTGGAACGCCATCTGGGCCGCAACCATCGGCGCCATCATCGGCGGTGACGCTCCCGAGCCGCCCGTGATCGGCTCCGTGCCCGGCTCCGAGACCGACTGA